The Toxorhynchites rutilus septentrionalis strain SRP chromosome 3, ASM2978413v1, whole genome shotgun sequence genome includes a region encoding these proteins:
- the LOC129779362 gene encoding alpha-tocopherol transfer protein-like, which yields MAHDLGFDLEEALEREDLCRKDLLALREPPIEGAPSSITDKQLICFLDACNKNIEETRKVIKIYYAARKDGPELFNNRDPLSPEVQQCLQNQDYFPLPPTSAGYSVIYHRLNNPKASNYNFDEAVKTYFMLLDSCLYLQGPRPGLICLFDMTNVGLTHLLRVKISTIRKFFHYLQDGLPAKLKAIHVLNAVSFFDKILYIIKPFMHAEILNMLHLHTSNANLEKLYDEWIPRSSLPSDYGGELKPVAELHQEHVRKFEELRPYFLAEERQRCEDSLLIKDATKGMKSLDID from the exons ATGGCACACGACCTTGGTTTCGATCTCGAAGAAGCTTTAGAACGTGAGGATTTGTGCAGGAAGGACCTGCTAGCTTTGCGCGAACCACCCATCGAAGGTGCCCCATCGAGTATCACGGATAAGCAGCTGATTTGCTTCCTGGATGCCTGTAACAAAAACATCGAGGAAACACGAAAGGTTATCAAAATCTATTATGCAGCCCGCAAGGATGGTCCAGAATTGTTCAACAATCGAGATCCCCTAAGCCCGGAGGTACAGCAGTGTCTTCAGAATCA AGATTATTTTCCTCTTCCGCCAACCTCCGCTGGATATTCGGTGATTTATCACCGGCTGAATAATCCCAAGGCATCAAATTATAACTTCGATGAGGCCGTTAAGACATACTTCATGCTGCTGGATTCGTGTCTCTACTTGCAGGGTCCCCGACCCGGTTTAATCTGTCTATTCGATATGACAAATGTCGGCCTAACCCATCTATTGCGAGTTAAGATAAGCACAATTAGAAAATTCTTCCATTACTTGCAAGATGGTCTTCCTGCCAAACTTAAGGCCATTCACGTGTTGAACGCCGTTTCGTTCTTCGATAAAATCCTGTACATTATCAAGCCATTTATGCATGCTGAAATTCTGAACATG CTCCACTTGCACACTTCGAATGCTAATTTGGAGAAACTGTACGACGAGTGGATTCCCCGCAGTTCACTTCCCTCTGACTACGGCGGAGAGCTCAAACCGGTAGCGGAATTGCACCAAGAGCACGTTAGAAAATTCGAAGAACTGCGACCGTACTTCCTAGCGGAGGAGCGCCAGCGGTGCGAAGACTCTTTGTTAATAAAGGACGCCACCAAGGGAATGAAATCTCTAGATATAGATTAG